A stretch of DNA from Streptomyces venezuelae:
TACTCGCGCAGCTGGAGCGGGCGGAGGCGGAGCTCGCGGCGTACGCGGGCGGGGTGGCGGGCGAGGTCACGGTCGCGGCCTTCGCCACCGGCATCGCGGAAGTCCTCGCCCCGGCGATAGCCCGGCTGGCACTGGACCACCCGGGCATCCGGCTGCGGGTCCGCGACGCGGAGGGCGACCAGAGCCTGCCGATGCTGCTGGACGGCGAGGCGGACGTGGTGCTCGCCGTGGAGTACCGGGGCTGGCCGGGTGCCGACGACCCCCGGCTCTCGGTCCTGCCGCTGTACGCCGAACCCTTCGACGCGGTCCTGCCGCCCGCCCACCCGCTGGCCGGGCTCCCGGGGGTGGCCCTGGCGGACCTCGCGGACTCGGACTGGGTGGGCCAGTACCCGGCCAACCCCTGCCATGACGTGACCCTGTTCGCCTGCGAATCGGCGGGCTTCCAGCCGCGGTTCGTACATTCCTCGGACGATTTCCGGGCCGTGGTGGCCCTGGTCGGCGCGGGGGCGGGGGTGGCGCTGATTCCGCGCTCGGCCCTGCGGGGCATGGACCTCAAGGAGGTCCAGATCCGCCCGGTGACCGGACCCTCGGCCACCCGCCGCGTCTTCGCGGCCACCCGCCGAGGGGCGGAATCCCATCCGCTGATCGCCCCGGTGCTGTCCTCTCTGGCCCGGGAGGCGGGGCGGTTGCCCACGCACTGAACAGGCGGTGAGCTCCGAGCCTGCGAGGGCGTTTCCCGTGCTTTATCCTGGAGGGGATTCTCTGCGCGCCGGTTTCACTGTTCTGTTCGCCGTTCGACTTTGCGAGCGGGGTTACCGTCGTGGATCTCAACACCATCACCGAAGTTGTCCGGCGGCCATCGGACCGGCCCGGCGCGGAATGGCGCGAGGGTGATGCGTGGCTCGCCGGGGGGACCTGGCTGTTCTCGGCGGAGCAGCCGGAACTGCGCCGCCTGATCGACCTGACGGCCTTGCACTGGGATGCGCTGGTGCCGGGCGAGGCGGGGCTGGAGATCGGTGCGACCTGCACCATCCGTGAGCTGTACGCCTTTGCGCCGCGCGATGACTGGATCGCAGGAAGTGTTTTCGCCAAGAGCTGTGAGGCGTTCCTTTCCTCGTTCAAGGTCTGGAACTCGGCGACGGTCGGCGGCAATATCTGTATGTCCCTGCCGGCCGGGCCGATGATCACGATGACCGTTGCCCTGGAAGCCGCATATGAACTGTGGCCCGCCGAGGGGGCGGCGCGCACGGTGGATGCGCTCGATTTCGTGACGGGGAACCACGAGAACATCCTGGCACCGGGGGAGATCCTGAGGCGCGTCCAACTGCCCGCGCATGCCTTGCGCAAACGCGTTGCCCACCGCCGGTTCACCTTGACCCATCTGGGGCGTTCCACCGTCTTTCTGATCGGTACTCAGACACCGGGGACGAATGATCTGATGCTGACGGTCACGGCCGGTACCACGCGGCCCGTGCGCCTCGCGTTCGACGACATGCCCGATGCCAGGACCCTTCAGGAGCGGATCGACGCCCTTCCCGACGACCTCTGGTTCGCCGATCCCAACGGGACGCCCGCGCACCGGCACCACCTGACCACGTACTTCGCCGAAGAGATTCGCAGCGAACTCACAGCCGGGGTCTGACATGACGTACACGGTGAACGGCAGGAACTTCGACGAGGAGCCGGACCCCGGTCAGTGCCTGCGGACGTTCCTGCGCTCACTCGGCCACTTCGGGGTCAAGAAGGGCTGCGACGCGGGCGACTGCGGTGCGTGCACGGTGTGGGTGGACGGCGTGCCGGTCCACAGCTGTATCACCCCGGCCTTCCGGGCCGAGGGCCATGAGGTGACGACCATCGAGGGCCTCGGGTCACCCGGCCGACTGCATCCGATGCAGCGTCAGTTCCGTGACGCCCCGGGCTTCCAGTGCGGCTTCTGCACCGCCGGCATGATCATGACCTCGGCCACGTTCACGGAGGCCCAGAAGGACGACCTGCCCAGGGCGTTGAAGGGGAATCTCTGCCGGTGCACCGGCTACCGTGCGATCGAGGACGCCGTGAAGGGCGTCGTCGGCGTGGAGGAGGCCGCGCCCGGCAAGGCCGTCGGGACCAGCGTGGCCGCACCGGCCGCCGAAGACGTGGTGACGGGGCGCGCCGAGTTCACCATGGACGTCCACATGGAGGGGATGCTGCACCTCAAGGTGCTGCACTCGCCCCATGCGCATGCCCGGATCGTGTCCATCGACAAGACGGCCGCTCTGGCCGTGCCCGGTGTGCACCGCGTCTACAGCTGGGAAGACGTTCCGCGCAAGCGCTACACCACCGCCATTCACACCGACCACCTGGTCGATCCGGACGATACTTTCATTCTGGACGACACGGTCCGCTTCGTCGGGCAGCGCGTGGTTGCGGTCGTGGCCGATACGGTCGGGGCGGCGGAGGAAGGCTGCCGGAAGGTCGCCGTCGAGTACGAGGTGCTGCCCGCCGTCTTCGACCCCGAGCGGGCCATGGCCGACGGAGCACCCCAACTGCACGGCTCCGACGATCCGTTCGTCCGCGACCCCGTGCACAATGTGCTGCTGGAGCTCCACTCCCATATCGGTGACGTGGACGCAGGCTTTGCCGCCGCCGATGTGGTCCACGAAGGGACGTACGTCTCTCCGCGGGTCCAGCACGCGCACCTGGAGACCCACGGCTCGATCGCCTGGATGGAGAACGGCCGGCTCAACGTCCGCACCAGCTCGCAGTCGCCCTCGATCGCCAAGGTGAAACTGGAGTACCTCTTCGCCCTGCGCCCGGACCAGGTGCGGGTGTTCTGCAAGCGCATGGGCGGGGGCTTCGGCGGCAAGCAGGAAGTGATCTCGGAGGACCTGGTCGCACTCGCCACCCTGGACCTCGGGCGGCCCGTCTGCTTCGAGTACACCCGCGAGGAGGAGTTCACCACCGCTTCGCCCCGGCATCCGATGGCGCTGACGGTCAAGCTCGGCGCCAAGGCGGACGGCACGCTCACGGCACTCCAGGTCCGCAACGTCTCGAACACCGGCGCCTACGGCAACCACGGTGGCGAGACGCTGTACGCGGGCGGCGCGGCGGTCATGATCTACCGGTGCCCCAACAAGAAGTACGACGCGTACTCGGTGTACACGAACACCGTTCCGAGCGGGGCGCTGCGCGGCTACGGCATGACCCAGCCCGCCTTCGCCGTCGAATCCGCGATGGACGAACTGGCCCGCGCCCTGCACATGGATCCGCTCGAACTGCGGCGCCGCAACATCGTGCGGCCCGGTGAGCCGCTCGTCGCCATGCACGACGGCCCCGACGACGTGATGTTCACCGAGGACGGGCTCGGCAAGTGCATCAACCTGGTGGCCGGCGCCCTGGCCCGTACCGCGGACCAGGCGTCCCCCGGCCCCGAGTGGCTGGTGGGGACCGGTGTGGCGAGCTCACTGCACGAGACCGCGCCCCCGACCGACCACATCTCCGAGGCATGGGTGACCCTCGGTAACGACCTCATCTACGAACTGGCCGTCGGAACATCCGAGTTCGGCGAGGGCACCTCCACCGCGCACGTCCAGATCGCCGCCAACCAGCTGGGCACGACACCGTCCCGCATCCGCCTGGTGCAGTCCGACACCGACCGCACGGGTTTCGACACCGGCGCCTTCGCCAGCGCGGGCCTGTTCGTGGCGGGCAATGCGGTCCTGCGGGCCGCCAACGCCGTGCGCGACCGCATCCTCGAGTTCGCCGCCGCCCACACGGGCGTCCATGTCGTGATGTGCTCGATGGACGACGAAGGCGTGGTCTGCGGCGACCAGCGCATGTCGCTGGCCGAGATCGTCGCCCTGGCCCGGGCCCGCGGCATCCGCTTCACCGCCGCCCGGAAGGCCTACGGCTCACCCCGGAGCGTCACCTCGAACACCCAGGGGTTCCGGATCGCCGTCCACCGGGTGACCGGTGAGATCCGCATCCTCTACAGCGTTCAGGCGACCGACGCGGGCGCGGTCATCAACCCCGCGCAGGTCCGCGGACAGGTCGACGGCGGCGTCGCCCAGGGGATCGGCTTCGCACTGACCGAGAACCACCAGATCGACGCGGACGGCGCCATGGTCAACCCGAACCTCCGCAACTACCGCATCCCCACCTATGCCGATGTCCCGCGCACCGACCTGCTGCTGGTGGACTCCTCCGACTCGGTCGGCCCCATGCGGTCGAAGGGGATGGCGGAATGCTGCATCAACCCGGTGGCCCCGGCGCTGGCGAACGCCCTCCACGATGCCACCGGCGTCCGCTTCCGCGCCCTGCCCCTCACCCCGGAGCGGATCTTCAGCCGGCTCAACGAAGAGCAGTCCGTACAGAGGGCCTGAGCTCATGGACACCGAGAAGCGCGAGTCGGCGACCGTCATCATCGGGCACCGGGTGTTCCCCGGACGGGAGGAGCAGTACGAGGCCTGGCAGAAGGGCGTCAACGCCGCCGCCGCGGCCTACCCGGGACACCTCGGCGCCGAGATATCCCCGCCGACCCCCCTGCAGCCCGACTGGGTCGTGGTCTACCGCTTCGACTCGGTGGCCCATCTCCAGGCCTGGCTCAACAGCTCGACCCGACAGCGCCTCCTCGACATGGCCAAGGACTACTTCGACGGCCCCGCGACCCAGCAGTACATCAGCGGCGGCACCCAGCCGGCCGATCCGCTGGTGACCGTGGTGGTCACCCACCGGGTGCACCCCGCCAGCGTCGACGACTTCCTCGCATGGCAGCGCCATATGAGCGAGGAGGAGAGCAAGTTCGAGGGATTCCGCGGGACGGAGGTCTTCCGCCCGATCGAGGGCCTCCAGGACGAATGGACGACGCTCTACCGGTTCGACAGTGCCGACCACCTCGACGCCTGGCTGACCTCGGAGCAGCGGCAGCGGGTCCTCTCCGAAGGCAAGAAGTTCAGCGACTACAAACTGCGGACGATCGACAACTCGTTCGGCAGCTGGTTCGCCTTCGACGAGAACGGCAAGGAAGCACCACCGCCCTCGGAGACCAAGACCTCCATCGCAGTCTGGGTCGGCCTGTACCCGACCGTCGTGCTGCTGACCCTCGCCCTGTCACCCCTGCACATGCCGCTCTGGCTCGGACTGCTGGTGGGCAACCTGCTGTCGAGCTTCATCATGAGCTTCCTTACGATGCCCTACTACGTGAACCGGCTGCTCAGACGCTGGCTGCGGCCGTCCCCGGACGAACCGCCGAAGCGGACCAACCTGATCGGCCTGGGCATCGTCGCCGTGGTCATGGTGTTCTGGACCGTCGTCTTCTACCTCGTCACCACCCAGTTCTGGACCCTACCGTGAGCCCATCTGGTCGGCGAACCGGACCTGGTCGGCCACGGGCTCGGCGCACATGGCGCGCACCCGAAAAGGCGGGCCTGCACCGCGTCGCCGAGGCCTCGCCGGAACCGGACAACCCCGTCGACGACCGCGCCCACTACGTCTACCGGATCGACCGCCCGGACCGGTAGCTGCTGCTCCGCCGGCCGGTCGACGTCGTGGCGGATCGTCGCCGACGACACGCCCAGTGCCCCGGCCTGTCCCCTATACCGTGCAGGAAAGCGCAAGAATCGCAGGGGTACCGCACAGGCATACGGACTCCAGGGAGCCGGCATGAGTCATGTCGCGTACGAACTGAGCACACAGCCCGACTGCTGGGAACGGGCCGCCGAACTGGCCCCCGCCCACCGGGCGGTACTCCCGCGGCCGGGGGAGCGGACCGCGATCGTCGGCTGTGGCACCTCGTACTACATGGCGCAGGCCGCCGCCGCCCTCCGCGAGGACGCCGGGCAGGGCGAGACCGACGCGTTCGCCGCCTCCGAGTTCCCCCGCCACCGCCGCTACGACCGGGTCCTCGCCCTCACCCGCTCCGGCACCACCACCGAGGTGCTGGACCTGCTGGCCGCCCTCCGCGACACCGGAATCCCCACCACCGCCGTCATCGGCGATCCGGCAACCCCCGTGACGGGCCTCGCCGACGAACTCGTCGTCCTCGACTTCGCCGACGAACAGTCCGTCGTGCAGACCCGGTTCGCCACCACCGCGCTCACCCTCCTCCGGGCCCATGTCGGCC
This window harbors:
- a CDS encoding molybdopterin-dependent oxidoreductase — encoded protein: MTYTVNGRNFDEEPDPGQCLRTFLRSLGHFGVKKGCDAGDCGACTVWVDGVPVHSCITPAFRAEGHEVTTIEGLGSPGRLHPMQRQFRDAPGFQCGFCTAGMIMTSATFTEAQKDDLPRALKGNLCRCTGYRAIEDAVKGVVGVEEAAPGKAVGTSVAAPAAEDVVTGRAEFTMDVHMEGMLHLKVLHSPHAHARIVSIDKTAALAVPGVHRVYSWEDVPRKRYTTAIHTDHLVDPDDTFILDDTVRFVGQRVVAVVADTVGAAEEGCRKVAVEYEVLPAVFDPERAMADGAPQLHGSDDPFVRDPVHNVLLELHSHIGDVDAGFAAADVVHEGTYVSPRVQHAHLETHGSIAWMENGRLNVRTSSQSPSIAKVKLEYLFALRPDQVRVFCKRMGGGFGGKQEVISEDLVALATLDLGRPVCFEYTREEEFTTASPRHPMALTVKLGAKADGTLTALQVRNVSNTGAYGNHGGETLYAGGAAVMIYRCPNKKYDAYSVYTNTVPSGALRGYGMTQPAFAVESAMDELARALHMDPLELRRRNIVRPGEPLVAMHDGPDDVMFTEDGLGKCINLVAGALARTADQASPGPEWLVGTGVASSLHETAPPTDHISEAWVTLGNDLIYELAVGTSEFGEGTSTAHVQIAANQLGTTPSRIRLVQSDTDRTGFDTGAFASAGLFVAGNAVLRAANAVRDRILEFAAAHTGVHVVMCSMDDEGVVCGDQRMSLAEIVALARARGIRFTAARKAYGSPRSVTSNTQGFRIAVHRVTGEIRILYSVQATDAGAVINPAQVRGQVDGGVAQGIGFALTENHQIDADGAMVNPNLRNYRIPTYADVPRTDLLLVDSSDSVGPMRSKGMAECCINPVAPALANALHDATGVRFRALPLTPERIFSRLNEEQSVQRA
- a CDS encoding SIS domain-containing protein yields the protein MSHVAYELSTQPDCWERAAELAPAHRAVLPRPGERTAIVGCGTSYYMAQAAAALREDAGQGETDAFAASEFPRHRRYDRVLALTRSGTTTEVLDLLAALRDTGIPTTAVIGDPATPVTGLADELVVLDFADEQSVVQTRFATTALTLLRAHVGRHTPAVAADGRAALAEPLPEHLAGCRQFTFLGRGWSIGLAHEAALKMREAALSWAESYPAMEYRHGPISVSAPGTLTWSLDEAPEGLAEQVTGTGARWMAGRLDPLAELVRVHRLALAVAARRELDPDRPRHLTRSVILTAGEEAVR
- a CDS encoding FAD binding domain-containing protein, giving the protein MDLNTITEVVRRPSDRPGAEWREGDAWLAGGTWLFSAEQPELRRLIDLTALHWDALVPGEAGLEIGATCTIRELYAFAPRDDWIAGSVFAKSCEAFLSSFKVWNSATVGGNICMSLPAGPMITMTVALEAAYELWPAEGAARTVDALDFVTGNHENILAPGEILRRVQLPAHALRKRVAHRRFTLTHLGRSTVFLIGTQTPGTNDLMLTVTAGTTRPVRLAFDDMPDARTLQERIDALPDDLWFADPNGTPAHRHHLTTYFAEEIRSELTAGV
- a CDS encoding antibiotic biosynthesis monooxygenase, which encodes MDTEKRESATVIIGHRVFPGREEQYEAWQKGVNAAAAAYPGHLGAEISPPTPLQPDWVVVYRFDSVAHLQAWLNSSTRQRLLDMAKDYFDGPATQQYISGGTQPADPLVTVVVTHRVHPASVDDFLAWQRHMSEEESKFEGFRGTEVFRPIEGLQDEWTTLYRFDSADHLDAWLTSEQRQRVLSEGKKFSDYKLRTIDNSFGSWFAFDENGKEAPPPSETKTSIAVWVGLYPTVVLLTLALSPLHMPLWLGLLVGNLLSSFIMSFLTMPYYVNRLLRRWLRPSPDEPPKRTNLIGLGIVAVVMVFWTVVFYLVTTQFWTLP
- a CDS encoding LysR family transcriptional regulator; the protein is MIDPRRLRILRAVADHRTVTAAAAALYLTPSAVSQQLAALEQETGHALLTRSGRGVRLTAAGEILLGHANEVLAQLERAEAELAAYAGGVAGEVTVAAFATGIAEVLAPAIARLALDHPGIRLRVRDAEGDQSLPMLLDGEADVVLAVEYRGWPGADDPRLSVLPLYAEPFDAVLPPAHPLAGLPGVALADLADSDWVGQYPANPCHDVTLFACESAGFQPRFVHSSDDFRAVVALVGAGAGVALIPRSALRGMDLKEVQIRPVTGPSATRRVFAATRRGAESHPLIAPVLSSLAREAGRLPTH